A portion of the Archocentrus centrarchus isolate MPI-CPG fArcCen1 chromosome 19, fArcCen1, whole genome shotgun sequence genome contains these proteins:
- the LOC115797982 gene encoding armadillo repeat-containing protein 7-like, with product MDPECRDVILQSDGISLVTNCLSSQREETVLSAITTLMNLLTPASRFQITDPAILQCMLRFSLSESPRMRNLAAVFLQDCCTEDQVVQAQRQMEGQQTAVGIPLPRD from the coding sequence ATGGACCCTGAGTGCAGAGATGTCATCCTGCAGAGTGACGGGATCAGCTTAGTCACAAACTGCCTGTCGAGCCAGAGGGAGGAGACGGTCCTGTCAGCCATCACCACCCTCATGAACCTCCTGACACCTGCGTCACGCTTTCAGATCACAGATCCCGCCATCCTGCAGTGCATGCTGCGCTTCTCCCTCTCTGAGAGCCCCCGTATGCGCAACctggctgctgtgtttctgcaggactGCTGCACCGAGGATCAGGTGGTGCAGGCGCAGCGACAGATGGAAGGGCAGCAGACGGCAGTTGGCATCCCACTGCCCAGAGACTAA
- the LOC115797970 gene encoding TATA-box-binding protein-like: MKTLTVHSLLVDEQYLIQSLKVSGNVIMDESALERYFDKYIANDNWRTEQEEVTEEKQEEVTEEKQEEVTEEKQEELTEGEELFLNLLPDELLMLFPSDNAAESRTADNWRTEQEEVTEEKQEEVTEEKQEELTEEEELFLKLLPDELLMLFPSDNTAESRTADNWRTEQEEVTEEKQEEVTEEKQEELTEEEKQEEVTEEKQEPEILRLPKPTPVICNVFSTVNLGCRLDLHSIARNMWNVEYNPKSFKGLIMRNRAPKATVIMFASGKMTCFVRESIMMARLMARRFARKLQKFGFPVRFLNFKIQNLMATYKAFPVDLKTLCEICKWECSYDPLKFSGLSCKVNPRIKVTVFSTGRINLTGAKSPNELNEALEAILPFMRQCRKQ, from the exons ATGAAAACTCTGACAGTACATTCATTATTAGTTGATGAGCAATACCTGATTCAGTCGCTGAAAGTTTCTGGAAACGTCATCATGGACGAGTCAGCATTGGAGCGCTACTTCGACAAGTATATCGCAAAC GATAACTGGAGgacagagcaggaggaggtcACAGAGGAGAAGCAGGAGGAGGTCACGGAGGAGAAGCAGGAGGAGGTCACGGAGGAGAAGCAGGAGGAACTCACTGAGGGGGAagagctgtttttaaacttACTGCCTGATGAGCTTCTGATGCTGTTCCCTTCGGACAACGCAG ctgagagcaGGACTGCTGATAACTGGAGgacagagcaggaggaggtcacggaggagaagcaggaggaggtcacggaggagaagcaggaggaactcactgaggaggaggagctgtttttaaaattactgCCTGATGAGCTTCTGATGCTGTTCCCTTCGGACAACACAG ctgagagcaGGACTGCTGATAACTGGAGgacagagcaggaggaggtcACAGAGGAGAAGCAGGAGGAGGTCACGGAGGAGAAGCAGGAGGAACTCACTGAGGAGGAGAAGCAGGAGGAGGTCACGGAGGAGAAGCAGGAGCCTGAGATCCTGAGATTACCGAAACCCACCCCAGTAATATG taaTGTCTTCTCGACAGTGAACCTGGGCTGCCGTTTGGATCTGCACAGCATTGCACGAAATATGTGGAATGTGGAGTACAATCCAAAG aGTTTCAAGGGGCTCATTATGAGGAACCGAGCTCCGAAAGCCACAGTGATCATGTTCGCTAGTGGGAAAATGACCTGCTTTGTGAGGGAGAG CATTATGATGGCCCGCCTGATGGCCAGAAGGTTTGCCCGCAAACTACAGAAGTTTGGCTTCCCTGTCCGGTTCCTCAACTTCAAGATCCAGAACCTGATGGCTACTTACAAAGCCTTTCCTGTGGATTTAAAGACACTGTGCGAGATCTGCAAGTGGGAATGCAG tTATGATCCACTGAAGTTTAGTGGCCTCTCCTGTAAGGTGAATCCCAGGATCAAAGTGACAGTCTTCAGCACTGGGCGCATTAATCTGACCG GAGCCAAATCACCAAATGAGTTGAATGAAGCGCTTGAGGCCATCCTTCCATTCATGAGACAGTGCAGGAAGCAGTAA
- the armc7 gene encoding armadillo repeat-containing protein 7: MMWSSGSSRSSDRFEYLQTLVTEFQDTDSEEAKEQVLANLANFAYDPKNVEYLRELQVTDLFLDMLTEENENFVEFGMGGVCNLSMDPECRDVILQSDGISLVTNCLSSQREETVLSAITTLMNLLTPASRFQITDPAILQCMLRFSLSESPRMRNLAAVFLQDCCTEDQVVQAQRQMEGQQTAVGIPLPRD, from the exons ATGATGTGGAGCAGCGGTTCGTCCCGGAGCTCCGACCGCTTCGAGTATTTACAAACTCTGGTCACCGAGTTTCAGGACACCGACAGCGAAG AGGCGAAGGAGCAAGTCCTGGCTAATTTGGCCAATTTTGCATATGATCCAAAGAATGTTGAGTATCTGCGGGAGCTCCAGGTGACCGATCTCTTCTTGGACATGTTGACCGAGGAGAATGAGAACTTTGTGGAGTTTGGGATGG GGGGCGTGTGTAACCTCAGTATGGACCCTGAGTGCAGAGATGTCATCCTGCAGAGTGACGGAATCAGCTTAGTCACAAACTGCCTGTCGAGCCAGAGGGAGGAGACGGTCCTGTCAGCCATCACCACCCTCATGAACCTCCTGACACCTGCATCACGCTTTCAGATCACAGATCCCGCCATCCTGCAGTGCATGCTGCGCTTCTCCCTCTCTGAGAGCCCCCGTATGCGCAACctggctgctgtgtttctgcaggactGCTGCACCGAGGATCAGGTGGTGCAGGCGCAGCGACAGATGGAAGGGCAGCAGACGGCAGTTGGCATCCCACTGCCCAGAGACTAA